In Patescibacteria group bacterium, one genomic interval encodes:
- a CDS encoding glycosyltransferase family 4 protein, which produces MNILIIHQFYLRKGEAGISRFNQFAKYWSQNNHKITVITGTSHHMTGEVGREVYKGKIFIKEKIGENIKVIRTYVSPNYNKNFFTRLTAYFTFLISSTFSSLYSGKQDVVIATSPPLFVGITGYITSRLKRIPFIFEVRDLWPDFAILAGVLKNRFIIKLSYFLESFIYKKADLINVLTPAFAQVLKKKKKVPERKIVYVPNGADLDLMSPGSKNNWVRNKYNWQNKFIVLYVGAHGLANYLDLILDTAKIMRDYKDIIFVLIGDGMLKPKLMVRAKTENLKNVFFLDPVPKEKIADFINASDACTAILKKIYNTTYPNKVFDYMSCAKPIVLPIDGAARELVIDKAKAGIYVEPENSQEFKKAILKLYHDANLRDSYGMNGYHFVKENFPRQKLAKKYEEIIRGIVDKNK; this is translated from the coding sequence ATGAATATTTTAATTATCCACCAATTTTATCTCCGTAAGGGTGAAGCTGGAATTTCACGTTTTAATCAATTTGCAAAATATTGGAGTCAAAATAACCACAAAATAACTGTTATTACCGGAACATCTCACCATATGACAGGCGAAGTTGGTAGAGAAGTCTATAAAGGGAAAATTTTTATTAAAGAAAAAATTGGTGAGAATATCAAGGTTATTAGGACCTATGTTTCGCCAAACTATAATAAAAATTTCTTCACTCGCCTAACGGCCTATTTTACTTTTCTGATTTCTTCAACTTTCAGTTCACTATACTCTGGGAAACAAGATGTTGTTATTGCAACTTCCCCTCCGCTTTTTGTCGGAATTACAGGATATATTACTTCTCGTCTCAAAAGAATTCCTTTCATTTTCGAAGTTAGGGATCTCTGGCCTGATTTTGCTATTTTAGCCGGGGTCTTGAAGAATAGATTTATCATCAAGCTTTCTTATTTCCTTGAAAGTTTCATTTACAAGAAAGCCGATTTGATTAATGTTTTGACTCCGGCTTTTGCTCAAGTTTTAAAAAAAAAGAAAAAAGTTCCCGAAAGAAAAATAGTTTATGTACCCAATGGAGCAGATCTTGATTTAATGTCCCCCGGGTCCAAGAATAATTGGGTTCGCAATAAGTATAATTGGCAGAATAAATTTATTGTTCTTTATGTTGGCGCCCATGGCTTAGCTAATTATTTAGATTTAATTTTAGATACAGCCAAGATAATGCGAGATTATAAAGATATTATTTTTGTTTTAATTGGAGATGGAATGTTAAAACCAAAATTGATGGTAAGGGCCAAAACCGAGAATTTAAAAAATGTATTTTTTCTTGATCCGGTGCCAAAAGAAAAAATTGCAGATTTCATAAATGCCTCTGATGCCTGCACAGCCATTTTAAAAAAAATTTACAATACTACTTATCCTAATAAGGTTTTTGATTATATGTCTTGTGCTAAACCGATTGTCCTTCCTATAGATGGTGCTGCGCGAGAACTGGTGATTGATAAAGCAAAGGCAGGGATATATGTGGAGCCTGAAAATTCTCAAGAATTTAAGAAAGCAATCTTGAAATTATATCATGACGCCAATCTCCGCGATTCTTATGGAATGAACGGTTACCACTTCGT
- a CDS encoding bi-domain-containing oxidoreductase, protein MKQIFQNFKTGEIELIEVPAPIVKEGCVLIKNHYSLLSLGTEKSAIRMGKKSLIEKARARPDLVREVLNKMKQEGLFSTYHKTIQKLDELLPLGYSSAGEVIAVGEGVEDFSVRDRVACGGQGYACHAEIINVPKNLCVKIPKNVSFKEAAFTTLGAIAIQGVRRANLTPGEKVAVIGLGFIGQLTVQILKGYGFPVIGFDIKPEKVKRAQSLGMEKGGVIDQEDIENLVKGFTKGQGLDAVIITAATRSNQPIELAGKILREKGRVSVVGDIGLDIPRRLYYKKEIDLLISRSYGPGRYDKEYEEKGHDYPIGYVRWTEKRNMEEFLRLASEKKIQPENLITHTFDIEQVKQAYKLILENPKQEEIIGVLFSYDVKKRQEDTIFLKESKEYKGKKQINIGLIGVGNFAQNIVLPIIQEIKTAKIYGIADTEGGKAERVAKKYKGEYATCNYRKIIADPNIDLVIIATRHNLHAKITIEALKNNKNVHVEKPLALNEQKLKEVIKAAKSSRGRLMVGFNRRFAPLILEAKKIFTAKHYPLMMLYRVNAGFISKEHWVHDPVEGGGRILGEVCHFVDLLQFLANSPPQRIYASLIPLARAITTQDNLIVTIDFENGSRGVIIYTSLGDKGFPKEYIEIYGPEKVMTIDDFKGATIFAKKGKKSLKGFGQDKGHRDEFKKFIEAIQQGKPSLISLKELFYSTQATFAILKSIKGKKVIDVSINL, encoded by the coding sequence ATGAAACAAATATTCCAAAATTTTAAAACTGGTGAAATAGAATTAATTGAGGTTCCCGCCCCCATTGTTAAAGAAGGATGTGTTTTGATAAAAAATCACTACTCTTTGCTTAGTTTAGGCACAGAAAAATCAGCTATCAGAATGGGTAAAAAGAGTTTAATAGAAAAAGCCAGGGCTCGCCCCGATTTAGTTAGGGAAGTTTTAAATAAAATGAAACAAGAAGGACTTTTTTCTACTTATCATAAGACAATACAAAAATTAGATGAACTGCTTCCTTTGGGTTATAGTTCAGCAGGAGAAGTTATAGCAGTAGGGGAGGGGGTGGAAGATTTTAGTGTAAGAGATAGGGTAGCTTGTGGAGGTCAAGGTTATGCCTGCCACGCTGAAATAATTAATGTCCCTAAAAATCTTTGTGTTAAAATTCCCAAAAATGTTTCTTTTAAAGAGGCAGCTTTTACTACCTTGGGGGCAATTGCCATTCAGGGTGTTAGAAGAGCAAATCTTACCCCAGGCGAGAAAGTAGCTGTAATTGGTTTGGGTTTTATTGGTCAACTCACTGTTCAGATTCTAAAAGGCTATGGTTTTCCAGTGATAGGCTTTGATATTAAGCCCGAAAAAGTAAAACGAGCTCAGAGTTTGGGAATGGAAAAAGGAGGAGTTATCGATCAAGAAGATATTGAAAATTTAGTCAAGGGTTTTACTAAAGGTCAAGGCCTGGATGCAGTTATTATTACTGCTGCTACTAGAAGCAACCAACCTATTGAATTAGCTGGTAAAATTCTAAGAGAAAAGGGTCGGGTTTCAGTGGTAGGAGATATTGGATTAGATATTCCCCGCCGCCTTTATTATAAAAAAGAAATTGATCTTTTAATCTCTAGGTCTTATGGTCCTGGCAGATATGATAAAGAATACGAAGAAAAAGGTCACGATTATCCAATAGGATATGTTCGCTGGACAGAAAAAAGAAATATGGAGGAATTTTTGAGATTAGCAAGCGAGAAGAAAATTCAACCTGAAAATCTTATTACTCATACTTTTGATATTGAGCAAGTTAAACAAGCTTACAAACTTATTTTAGAGAATCCAAAACAAGAAGAGATTATCGGAGTACTTTTTTCTTATGATGTAAAAAAACGGCAAGAAGATACTATTTTCTTAAAAGAGAGCAAAGAATACAAAGGGAAAAAACAGATTAATATTGGCCTCATTGGAGTTGGAAACTTTGCTCAAAATATAGTCTTGCCTATTATTCAGGAAATAAAAACAGCTAAGATTTACGGAATAGCCGATACTGAAGGAGGAAAGGCAGAAAGAGTTGCTAAAAAGTATAAAGGGGAATATGCTACCTGTAATTATCGAAAAATTATTGCAGATCCAAACATTGATTTAGTTATTATTGCCACTCGTCATAATCTTCACGCGAAAATTACAATAGAAGCTCTCAAAAATAATAAAAATGTCCATGTTGAAAAACCTCTCGCCTTGAATGAACAGAAACTAAAAGAAGTTATTAAAGCAGCTAAATCTTCCCGAGGGCGTTTAATGGTTGGATTCAATCGTCGTTTTGCTCCTCTTATATTAGAAGCTAAAAAAATATTCACTGCTAAACATTATCCTCTAATGATGCTTTATCGAGTTAATGCTGGTTTCATTTCTAAAGAACATTGGGTTCACGATCCAGTTGAGGGTGGAGGGAGAATTTTAGGTGAAGTTTGTCACTTTGTTGATTTATTACAATTTTTAGCTAATTCTCCTCCCCAAAGAATTTACGCTAGCCTTATTCCCTTAGCCAGAGCAATTACTACCCAGGATAATCTTATCGTTACTATTGACTTTGAAAATGGATCAAGGGGAGTTATTATTTATACTTCTCTTGGCGATAAGGGTTTTCCGAAAGAATATATAGAAATATATGGCCCTGAGAAAGTAATGACTATTGATGACTTTAAAGGAGCTACAATTTTTGCCAAAAAAGGAAAGAAAAGTTTAAAAGGGTTTGGGCAGGATAAGGGGCATAGAGATGAATTTAAAAAATTTATTGAAGCAATTCAACAAGGAAAGCCTTCATTAATTTCTCTTAAAGAACTTTTTTATTCTACTCAAGCTACCTTTGCAATTTTGAAATCAATTAAAGGAAAGAAAGTAATTGATGTTTCAATCAATTTATGA
- a CDS encoding glycosyltransferase family 2 protein, with the protein MKQVNLSILIPTFNEKKNIKYALESVRWANEIFIVDSFSTDETLEIAKTYPNIKIFQHPFENYSKQKNWALDNLPFSNDWIFILDADEQITSQLKQEIIEKVSKKNNNIRGYYVNRRFIFLGKWIRHCGWYPSWNIRLFKKGKARYEERTVNEHMIVQGVVGYLKNDMIHENHKDLADWLRKHNRYSTLEAEEFFKTKKTSLKPSFLGEPVERKRAFKEKFWYKIPFRPFVLFIYLYFIKLGFLDGRVGFIFSCLRAIQQFHIDLKIKELKIKKENEKI; encoded by the coding sequence ATGAAACAAGTTAATTTATCAATTTTAATTCCCACTTTTAATGAGAAAAAAAACATTAAATATGCCTTAGAAAGTGTAAGATGGGCTAATGAGATTTTTATAGTCGATTCTTTTAGCACTGATGAAACTTTGGAAATCGCCAAAACCTATCCCAACATAAAGATCTTTCAGCACCCTTTTGAGAACTATTCAAAACAAAAAAATTGGGCCCTGGATAATTTACCTTTTTCTAACGACTGGATTTTCATTTTAGACGCTGACGAACAAATTACCTCTCAACTCAAACAAGAAATAATTGAGAAAGTTTCCAAAAAGAATAATAATATTCGAGGTTATTATGTTAACCGAAGATTTATATTTTTAGGAAAATGGATTCGGCACTGTGGCTGGTATCCATCTTGGAATATAAGACTGTTTAAAAAAGGTAAAGCAAGATATGAGGAAAGAACTGTTAATGAACATATGATAGTTCAAGGAGTCGTTGGTTATCTTAAAAATGATATGATTCACGAGAATCATAAAGATTTAGCAGATTGGCTACGAAAACATAATAGGTATTCCACTTTAGAAGCAGAGGAATTTTTTAAGACAAAAAAGACTAGTTTAAAACCTTCGTTTCTTGGTGAACCGGTGGAAAGAAAAAGAGCATTTAAAGAAAAATTCTGGTATAAAATTCCTTTCAGGCCTTTTGTATTATTTATTTATTTGTATTTTATAAAATTGGGTTTTCTTGATGGTAGAGTAGGTTTTATTTTCTCTTGCCTTAGAGCTATCCAACAGTTTCACATTGATCTTAAAATAAAAGAACTAAAAATTAAAAAGGAAAATGAAAAAATTTAA
- a CDS encoding methyltransferase domain-containing protein yields MVSQFIKSIYFGTFAKLSIFSLWWHKLFSCNKYRNTWLHLGSGQKYIEGMVNIDGNIFRKKDIWLDLTLGLPFSDNSIEGIYTSHTLEHFKIKQLGRLLTECYRVLKPGGCLRIVVPSLEYAIEAWNNKAIDKLSEWPHKFNSIGGRFNNFTLCDNQHFLMFDFSFLQELLSEAGFVNIVRSPAHKSKKFSLAHMEYEYNNDDSLDSSLYVECSKPR; encoded by the coding sequence ATGGTAAGTCAATTCATTAAGAGTATTTATTTTGGCACTTTTGCTAAATTATCAATTTTCTCTTTGTGGTGGCACAAATTATTTTCTTGTAATAAATACCGTAATACCTGGTTGCATCTTGGTTCTGGTCAAAAGTATATTGAGGGAATGGTCAATATAGATGGAAATATTTTTCGAAAGAAGGATATTTGGCTTGATCTTACTCTTGGCCTGCCTTTTTCAGATAATAGTATTGAGGGTATTTATACTTCCCACACCTTAGAACATTTCAAAATTAAACAGTTAGGTAGGCTTTTGACTGAATGTTATCGGGTGTTAAAACCAGGTGGCTGCCTGAGAATAGTGGTTCCCTCTCTCGAATATGCAATTGAAGCTTGGAATAACAAGGCAATTGACAAATTAAGTGAATGGCCGCATAAATTTAATTCCATAGGTGGCAGATTCAACAATTTCACGCTCTGCGATAATCAACATTTTCTTATGTTTGATTTCTCATTTCTTCAAGAGCTACTATCTGAAGCAGGGTTTGTTAATATTGTACGTTCTCCTGCCCATAAAAGTAAAAAGTTTTCTCTCGCTCATATGGAATATGAATATAATAATGATGACTCGTTGGATTCCTCGTTATATGTAGAATGTAGTAAGCCAAGGTAA
- a CDS encoding glycosyltransferase family 4 protein, producing MSDSNKKILINAVSSKMGGALTYLKNLIQELEKTDFNNQYIICLPSRTAKEVNPKRIKILPVLYSEGSYLKRVWWDQVAIRKIIKKEKIDILFSIANFATLFCPVKQLLLVRGYLLPMPYFKEIIFAKYSFKRKVIFYLKQFLVYLSARSSNLVMFPTASMVEDFKKLYKIPEKKIVINHYGTYLEKFKKGINIKKKDFQNKKVYKFLYSTMYTERKNFSTLFYALNLLKKHGLKFQLITPADFNDNLARATSTYEEDKELLDNLQIKDNIIFTGKIPYEKIDSLYKKADIFLWPTLTESFGHPLIEAMASGLPIIASDIPVNREVCADSALYFEPLNPEDLVDKIKLVIANTKLREKLIEKSRERSKLFRWEAHVKRLLSIFQRLSKANS from the coding sequence ATGAGTGATTCTAATAAAAAAATCCTGATTAATGCTGTTTCCTCAAAAATGGGGGGAGCTTTAACCTATTTGAAAAACTTGATTCAAGAATTGGAAAAAACCGATTTTAATAATCAATACATAATTTGTTTACCATCTCGAACGGCTAAGGAAGTTAATCCGAAAAGAATTAAAATCTTACCTGTTCTCTACAGTGAGGGATCTTATTTAAAAAGAGTTTGGTGGGATCAAGTAGCTATAAGAAAAATAATAAAAAAAGAAAAGATAGATATTTTGTTTTCTATCGCCAACTTCGCCACCTTATTTTGTCCAGTTAAACAATTACTTTTAGTCAGGGGATATCTTCTCCCCATGCCTTATTTTAAAGAAATTATTTTCGCTAAGTATTCTTTTAAGAGAAAAGTTATATTTTATTTGAAACAATTTCTTGTTTATCTTTCGGCTAGATCTTCAAATTTGGTAATGTTTCCTACAGCAAGCATGGTCGAAGATTTTAAGAAATTATATAAAATTCCAGAAAAAAAAATAGTTATAAATCACTACGGTACATATTTAGAGAAATTTAAAAAAGGCATCAATATTAAAAAAAAGGATTTTCAAAATAAAAAAGTATATAAATTTCTTTATTCCACTATGTATACTGAGCGTAAAAATTTTTCAACTCTTTTTTATGCTCTTAATCTTTTAAAAAAACATGGTTTGAAGTTTCAACTTATTACTCCAGCAGATTTTAATGATAATCTTGCCAGGGCTACCTCGACTTATGAAGAAGATAAGGAACTATTAGACAATCTCCAAATTAAAGATAATATTATCTTTACCGGTAAAATCCCCTATGAAAAAATTGATAGTTTGTATAAAAAAGCTGATATATTTTTATGGCCAACTCTTACTGAGTCATTTGGTCACCCTTTAATTGAAGCTATGGCCTCTGGGCTTCCTATCATTGCTTCTGATATCCCAGTTAATAGAGAAGTATGCGCTGACTCAGCCCTGTATTTTGAACCTTTGAATCCTGAAGATTTAGTGGATAAAATAAAATTAGTTATCGCTAATACTAAACTGCGTGAAAAATTAATAGAAAAGAGTCGAGAACGGTCAAAATTATTTCGCTGGGAAGCCCATGTTAAAAGATTATTATCAATTTTTCAGCGATTAAGTAAAGCCAATAGCTAA
- a CDS encoding glycosyltransferase family 4 protein, with amino-acid sequence MPSSDKKLKILFTQRFSFGGGLISTHYMCNHLVGLGHEVVCIYIKNKLAQEEPPALNNPKYRVIWLKSLSLVYIWTLIRFLRSYLKNNKIDVIISTGPEGSYLKSLCSKNSIFHIASYHHPNPTYVDEKIFTPKLKYLNPKNIGKWLHRCDSYFERLSLLRADVVHCLSQYQKKITHKILGIPKDKIVVIYCGVDTKKFSLNQSKKKPRILYCSGFVPSKGIDTLLRALSIVVKKYNNVVLDILGGGKREPYIQTIADLGIAENIRYYGHIPYDEINKYYRNAYLFVAPTKHESFGLTIGEAMASGLPVVSTSATAIPEIVQDKITGFLVPWKDSRALAEAIITLLSNPEMAKSMGKAGRKRVEEMFTWQKTALQLEKLIIKHLSLENN; translated from the coding sequence ATGCCAAGTAGTGATAAAAAACTAAAAATTTTATTTACTCAACGTTTTAGTTTTGGAGGCGGTCTTATTAGTACTCACTATATGTGTAATCATCTTGTTGGCTTGGGGCATGAAGTTGTCTGTATTTATATCAAAAATAAATTAGCTCAGGAAGAACCTCCTGCTTTAAATAACCCAAAGTATAGGGTTATCTGGTTGAAGTCCTTGTCCCTGGTATATATCTGGACTTTAATTAGATTTTTAAGGTCATATCTTAAAAATAATAAAATCGACGTAATTATTTCAACCGGACCAGAAGGAAGTTATCTCAAAAGTCTTTGTTCAAAGAATTCTATATTTCATATAGCTTCATATCATCATCCAAATCCTACTTATGTAGATGAAAAAATTTTTACACCTAAGTTAAAATACCTTAATCCCAAGAATATAGGTAAGTGGTTGCACAGATGCGATTCATATTTTGAAAGACTCTCTTTATTAAGGGCAGATGTGGTTCACTGTCTTAGTCAATATCAGAAGAAAATAACTCATAAAATTTTAGGTATTCCTAAGGACAAAATAGTGGTTATTTATTGTGGCGTTGACACAAAAAAATTTTCTTTGAATCAGAGTAAGAAAAAACCTCGGATTCTTTATTGCAGCGGATTTGTTCCCAGTAAAGGAATTGATACTCTACTTAGAGCACTTTCCATAGTAGTCAAAAAGTATAATAATGTAGTGCTTGATATTTTAGGGGGCGGGAAACGTGAACCATACATACAGACAATAGCGGATTTAGGGATAGCTGAGAATATCCGATATTACGGTCACATTCCTTATGATGAAATAAATAAATATTACCGAAATGCTTATCTTTTTGTTGCTCCCACCAAACATGAGAGTTTTGGGTTAACTATTGGGGAAGCTATGGCTTCTGGTTTGCCGGTTGTGTCTACCTCAGCAACAGCGATTCCAGAGATAGTTCAAGATAAAATTACTGGATTTCTTGTTCCTTGGAAAGATTCAAGGGCATTAGCTGAAGCTATAATCACTTTACTTAGCAATCCAGAAATGGCTAAATCCATGGGAAAAGCGGGCAGAAAAAGGGTTGAAGAAATGTTTACATGGCAAAAAACTGCTCTTCAACTAGAAAAACTAATTATTAAGCATTTATCCTTGGAAAATAACTAA
- a CDS encoding class I SAM-dependent methyltransferase, with amino-acid sequence MKKKIASVKKIEQSQDFYDIERMPEAAYPGTHNSILKILEKCSPGQLLDIGGGTGHFAKAVSKMWRRKVYVTELKRDYITESGLVVSEVNSDCDPLPYPDNFFDYVTFIEVIEHLKNPWFAIEEISRVLKPKGKLILTTPNIHNLRSKRHFIFKNKFPQFELETHPNPYKHLHPFTLTELKLILNENNFFIENISYGEGYRQRVPWSFYKKFRKSRPVWRNLAGYVIRNLLYLISKLVSFLFYGSFSTKNIFFAVTTILIASKKYAK; translated from the coding sequence ATGAAGAAAAAAATCGCTTCAGTCAAAAAGATAGAGCAGAGTCAAGATTTTTACGATATTGAACGCATGCCAGAAGCAGCATATCCCGGAACGCACAATAGTATTTTGAAAATTCTGGAAAAATGCAGCCCTGGTCAACTTTTAGATATCGGGGGTGGCACAGGACATTTTGCTAAAGCTGTTTCAAAAATGTGGAGAAGAAAAGTTTATGTAACTGAATTAAAACGAGATTACATTACTGAATCTGGTCTTGTAGTTTCAGAAGTTAATTCAGATTGTGACCCCCTACCATATCCGGATAACTTTTTTGATTATGTAACATTTATTGAGGTGATAGAACATTTAAAAAATCCTTGGTTTGCCATTGAAGAGATATCTAGAGTATTAAAACCAAAGGGAAAATTAATTCTTACAACACCTAATATCCACAATTTAAGAAGTAAAAGGCATTTTATTTTTAAAAATAAATTTCCACAATTTGAATTAGAGACTCACCCCAATCCTTACAAACACCTCCACCCTTTCACGCTTACGGAACTAAAATTGATATTAAATGAGAATAATTTTTTCATCGAAAATATTAGTTATGGTGAAGGATATAGGCAGAGAGTGCCTTGGTCTTTCTATAAGAAATTTAGAAAATCAAGGCCTGTCTGGAGAAATTTGGCAGGTTATGTCATACGTAATCTTCTTTATCTGATAAGCAAGTTGGTTTCTTTTTTATTTTATGGCTCCTTTTCAACCAAAAATATTTTTTTTGCAGTAACTACTATTTTAATAGCTAGCAAAAAGTATGCCAAGTAG
- a CDS encoding glycosyltransferase family 4 protein, giving the protein MKRNKYKLAILTSHPIPYQTPLFQKLAEHPKIDLMVYFCSDFGVNKKLDPKFGIPVKWDKPLLEGYFYKFLKNHSPNPSTEFWGLINPGIIKELWRERYNAILVHGYTLFTSWLAFFGAWITRTPIIFRGETLLLSHQPEWRRIIKNVVLRPLFRRIKAFLPIGTRSSEFYSYYGVSKHKLFLGPYSVDNDYFFEQRRKWQPKKEKIKKELNIPFKLPIILYVGKIYKIKAPFDLLKAFEKIQEKAALIFVGEGEDRERLESYKKERNIKNVYFLGFKNQSELGKYYVVADIFVLPSIREKWGLVINEAMCFSLPIITTDGVTAAVDLVRREENGFIYLKGNIEMLIKYLKELISDLEKCKKMGEKSLKIISDWNYDVCEKAILKALEFISTPSL; this is encoded by the coding sequence ATGAAAAGAAATAAATATAAATTAGCAATTTTAACCTCTCATCCCATTCCTTATCAAACCCCCCTTTTCCAGAAATTGGCCGAGCATCCTAAAATAGATCTTATGGTTTATTTTTGTTCTGACTTCGGCGTAAATAAAAAATTAGATCCTAAATTTGGAATTCCTGTTAAATGGGATAAGCCTCTTTTGGAAGGTTATTTCTATAAATTCCTTAAGAATCACTCTCCAAATCCATCTACTGAGTTTTGGGGATTGATAAATCCCGGGATTATAAAGGAGCTTTGGAGAGAGCGCTACAACGCTATTTTGGTTCATGGTTATACTTTATTCACCAGTTGGTTAGCTTTTTTTGGAGCTTGGATAACCCGAACTCCAATTATATTTCGAGGAGAAACTCTTCTTCTATCCCATCAGCCTGAATGGCGGCGAATAATAAAGAATGTCGTTCTTAGACCATTATTTCGGAGAATAAAAGCTTTTCTACCTATTGGTACTCGCAGCTCTGAGTTTTATTCATATTACGGAGTTTCTAAGCATAAGTTATTTTTAGGACCCTACTCAGTTGATAATGATTATTTTTTTGAGCAGAGAAGAAAATGGCAGCCCAAAAAAGAAAAAATTAAAAAAGAGCTTAACATTCCATTTAAGCTTCCAATAATTCTTTACGTAGGGAAAATTTATAAAATCAAGGCCCCTTTTGACCTTTTAAAGGCTTTTGAAAAAATTCAAGAAAAAGCTGCTCTAATTTTTGTAGGAGAAGGAGAGGATAGAGAAAGACTAGAAAGCTATAAAAAAGAAAGAAATATTAAAAATGTTTACTTTTTGGGATTTAAAAATCAATCAGAGCTGGGCAAGTATTACGTTGTTGCTGATATCTTTGTTTTACCATCAATAAGAGAAAAGTGGGGATTAGTGATTAATGAGGCTATGTGTTTTAGCCTCCCTATTATTACTACCGATGGAGTAACAGCCGCAGTTGACCTTGTCCGTCGGGAAGAAAATGGATTTATTTATCTCAAAGGTAATATAGAAATGCTTATTAAATATCTTAAAGAGTTGATTTCCGATTTAGAGAAGTGCAAGAAAATGGGGGAGAAGTCGTTGAAAATTATCTCTGATTGGAATTACGATGTTTGCGAAAAAGCAATTTTAAAAGCATTAGAGTTTATTTCAACCCCAAGTTTATGA